A segment of the Arachis hypogaea cultivar Tifrunner chromosome 5, arahy.Tifrunner.gnm2.J5K5, whole genome shotgun sequence genome:
TGGTGCAATGGAGAGGAAGTACTGCGAATCGTCGCGGAAGAACGAGCTTCAGAAGAGTCTACTTGAGGTTTTGGAGTCTGagaggcatgttttgttgaatgaGAATGCTAGTTTGAGTTATAGGGTGAACACATTGGTGGAGGAGAACAAGGAACTGGTGTCTGAATCGGCTTTCGTGAAGCGCAAGGCAGGGGAATTGGCCAAATGTGTGCTCAAGATGAGGGAGGATCATAGAGTGTTTATGCTGCATAGGAAGATTGAGGATCTTCAGGCTCAGATTCATGGATTGGAGAAGAGGAACAAAGAGTATTATGAGAGGCTTCTCAAGAGGGATCACAACAATGGTGTTGGTGATCATGGAGTATGCAAAGGGAATAAGAACAATGATGTTGGTGGCAATGGAATATCTTTGGAGGTTCGTGTTCTCAGAAGGTTCAAGTGGAAAGATGTTGGaagtgtttcttcttcttctactggtTCTGTTTCTGGAAGGAGTTTTGATGATctgaataagaataagaataagaaaggaACTAGTTTATGGAAGAAGCTCAAGAACATGGACTTGATTCTCTGTGGGATGAATCCAGCATGTGCTTGATCCCAAGCTTTTTACAGGTGCCAttggtttttgtttttattttcgtttttcattTTCAGTTTTTCTGGTTTCAAAATTCtatgaaggaaaaagagaaaaaaaatatttcaattgttttttctttttttttcttcgataaattttgaaaatagaaaatattaaaaataaaaaatagaaaatgaaaacgCAAATTTAATGCAATTATTGACCTAATATAGTTTCttatgatttagaaactataatCTTAGAGACTGGTTTGATAGCTTACTTAGAATCAAATATGTATACTTTTTAGTTCTTTTACTAAAAGTTATGTACCTATTAGTGTTAACAAGCCTTGGTGTATATTCCAATGTGAGGTCTATGAGTACCTCTTAGCTAAAGCTAATCcttaattattaaactaattgTAGATTAGGGAACATTATATTAGAGGCAATGCTTTTTTGCCTCTACTATTTATTAGCTTATCTAATTGTGCTTTTGCTGTTTATTTTGCTTAAGACTTTCTTACAAATACAGAAGATCCATGATTGTTGAATGATGTGGTTAATTTTTGttgtatattaaaaaaatcttggTCTAATACTCAAATCATTAGATTTTatagtgttttttaaaattgtgataACAGTACAATACGCCTTTCTTGGATTGACAATACGAATATATAATACAAGGGAACATATTGTTAATttaaggctaattttttttatattagttaaatAC
Coding sequences within it:
- the LOC112802448 gene encoding kinase-interacting family protein produces the protein MELSKSELEERMKVVTMGTRENEDEEVGDTFAERAESYYQKRPQLLTLLQDLYNGYITLSDRYIQTLAKQKQHHHHHHSRHSSQVSTLDGGGFSDQEESSIGVTSNVDYSDTESAISYQPQSNVVKLKHGSPILDLDVIVAELVMKNVECDVMVHEVGAMERKYCESSRKNELQKSLLEVLESERHVLLNENASLSYRVNTLVEENKELVSESAFVKRKAGELAKCVLKMREDHRVFMLHRKIEDLQAQIHGLEKRNKEYYERLLKRDHNNGVGDHGVCKGNKNNDVGGNGISLEVRVLRRFKWKDVGSVSSSSTGSVSGRSFDDLNKNKNKKGTSLWKKLKNMDLILCGMNPACA